The genome window ACAAAGAAAAATGGAATGAGGAACACGACTTTGTGTTAAAGAGAGTTAATGATAAAGATTCTTTGGTACTTTTTATGAAAACGTTTGTATTACCTTGTGACAAAACCTAAAAACATAGGTTAATTTAAACTTATTTGTATAACTAAACGTAAGCATTATGATCAGACGCAATTACTTGAAAAGTTTGTCTATTTAGCAATAATACGGCCGGGAATCCGTTTTTTATGGTAAGGTAATTCATAAAAACGAATAATAAAAAGAAGAAAAACAAGAAACAATGCTCAAGATAGTAATGATTATGCTATGCGGAATAGGTACCGGCTATCTGCTCCGCAACAAGAAAATGAGTTTTATCGGCCGTATCATCACGGCGCTGATATGGGTACTCCTGTTCCTGCTCGGTATCGAGGTAGGTTCTAACCCTCGTATCATCAGCGGTCTTCAGACTCTGGGACTTGAGGCGATAGCCCTGACCTTGGGAGGCAGTCTGGGTAGTGCACTCTTTGCTTGGGCATTGTGGAAGTATGTTACAGCAAAGCAGGCTAAATCGTCGGCTCACGCTGAAACCGGGAAAGGAGGCAAGGCATGAAAGGCAGTTTGATTATCGTAAGCTTCTTTGTTCTGGGCATCATCGTAGGCTTGTGTGATGTGGTTCCGGCAGGTCTTCTGGATAGCGACGTGAGCTATTATGCGCTCTGCTGCCTGATGTTCTGCGTAGGTATCAGCATCGGTTGCGATACCTCAGTGCTGAAGAGTTTCAAGAAGGTGAATCCCCGTCTGATGATGCTCCCTGTGATGACTATTCTGGGTACGCTGGCAGGTTGTGCCGCCGTATCTCTCATCTTGAGCCACCGCCAGCTTACCGATTGTCTGGCAATCGGTTCAGGATTCGGATATTACTCACTTTCGAGTATCTTCATCACCGAATACCGGGGCGCCGAACTGGGAACCATCGCCCTTCTTGCCAACATCTTCCGCGAGATTCTCACCCTGCTGTGTGCTCCGCTGCTGGCAAAATACTTCGGCAAACTGGCACCTATCTGTGTAGGTGGAGCCACGACCATGGATACAACGTTGCCTATCATCACCCGATATTCGGGCGAGAGTTTCATCATCGTTTCCATCTTCCATGGCTTCTGTGTCGACTTTTCTGTACCCTTCCTGGTTACCTTCTTCTGTTCTTTGTAGAAATAACTAAAAGCAGTTTTAAACCAAACCCGTATGAGACATATTTTCAGTTCATTCATGATATGTCTGAGCCTGTGCTGTGCCCATACCTCAGTAGCCCTTGCGGCTCAGGATGGTAAGCAGCCAGCAGCTTCAGACCCTTGGCAGGACGCCACCGTGACCCATATCAACCGCATGCCGATGACCGCTCATTACTTGCCTTTTACAAGCGAGAACGGAGCCTTGGCACAGTTGAAGATGGATGACGCCCGCCGTTTCCAGTTGAACACCCAGAATGAGCGCCGCCGCTCGCTGGATGGTGTATGGAAATTCAAACTGGTGAAGAATCCGAGTCTTGCCTTGACCGATTTCTTCAAGACATCCTATAACGTAAGCGATTGGCAGAATATCAATGTGCCTGGCAGCTGGGAGTTGCAGGGCTTCGATGCGCCAATCTACACCGATGTAACCTATCCTTTCAAGGCAAATCCTCCTTTCGTACCACAGGATTACAACCCTGTAGGACATTATGTACACGAATTTACCGTGCCTGAAAACTGGAAGGGCATGGATGTAATCATGGATTTCGAAGGTGTAGAATCAGCCTTCTATCTCTGGATCAACGGCAAGATGGTGGGTTATAGTGAAGATAGCCGTCTGCCAGCCCACTTCAATATCTCCAAGTTCCTGAAGAAGGGCAAGAACCGCCTTTCCATGAAGGTGTTCCGCTTCAGCGACGGCAGTTATCTGGAAGACCAGGACTACTGGAAGTATAGCGGCATAGAGCGCAATGTGTTCATCCAGGCTCGTCCTAAGAGCAGAATGAACGACTACGTATTGGGAAATAAACTAATCAATCAATATAAGGATGGCAATTTCACACTCGATGTGAATATGCTCAATCCACAGAAGGGTCAGAAGGTTGAGGTGAAAGTGCTTTCGGCAACAGGTAAATCTCTCTTCAAACAAATCCAGAGCATCACCTCACCTGCTGATACCTTGATTCATTTCGAAAAGCTGTTGAAGAGCGTGCAGCCTTGGAGTGCCGAGAGCCCTTATCTCTACACCCTCGTCATCAATACTACCGACAGGAATGGTAGGGTAGAGGAGAGTGTGGCTCAGCCTTTCGGCTTCCGTACCATCGAAATGAAGAACGGACAGCTTCTGGTAAACGGTGTTGCCATCACCATCAAGGGTGTAAACCGACAGGAGCACAATGCCGTACACGGCAGAACCCTCAGCATCGGTGAGATGGTGAAGGATGTGAAGATGATGAAGCAGTTCAACATCAATGCCGTGCGTACCTCTCACTATCCAAACTATTCGGAGTGGTATCAGCTCTGCGATAAGTATGGTCTCTACATGGTGGGCGAGGCAAACATCGAATGTCATGGTATTCTGGATACAGAATATAAGCAGCTGGCAGACAGAGAAGACTGGTATCCTGCTTTCCACGATCGCATGTACCGCATGATCAAGCGCGACCGCAACCATACCGCCGTCATCATCTGGTCTATGGGTAACGAGAGCGGATATGGCAAGAGTTTCGAGAAACTCTACGATATGAGCAAGGCGATGGATCCAACCCGTCCGGTACAGTATGAGGGCGGCGGTTACTACGCCAAGTCGGATATCTACTGTCCGATGTATGCCCGCATCTGGTCTTTGCGCCGCCATGTCAACCAGCGTGATGAGCGTCCGCTGATTCTCTGCGAATACGCCCATGCCATGGGTAACAGCGAGGGTAATCTCAAGGATTACTGGGATCTGATTTACAAATACGACCAGTTGCAGGGTGGTTTCATCTGGGACTGGGTAGACCAGACCATCGCCAAGACCGATGACAAGGGACACAAATACTGGGCTTATGGTGGCGATATGGGATTCGTAGGTGTAGTAAACGATTCCAACTTCTGTGCCAACGGACTTGTAGCAGCCGACCGCTCGCTGCATCCACATATCTGGGAGGTGAAGAAAGTTTACCAGAACATCGCCTTCGAGCCAGTAGCCTTCATGCAGAACCGCATCAAGGTAACCAACCGATTCGACTATACCACGCTTGACAATTATCAACTCTTCTGGGCAGTAGAAGCCAACGGTGAAACCATCAGAAGCGGCAAGATGAACTTCCCAACCCTCCTGCCTCATCAGGCTAAGGAGATGGAGATACCGATGGGCACTCTTCCTGCTGCCGACAACAAGGAATACTTCCTCACCCTGCGCGCCTTCAGCAAGCAGGCTACCGGAGCTGTTCCTGCAGGTCACGAGGTAGCCATCGAGCAGATGCAGCTGCCTGTACGACTGGAAAAGGCTCAGGAACAGGTAAGCGGACAGATAGAGAAGACCGAGACAGAAGATGCCGTCACCATCCAGGGAAAGACCAAGGATTTCAGCATCAGCTTCTCTAAGAAGACCGGCGAGATGACCTCTTTGAAATATGACGGCAAGGAAATGCTGCTGGCTGGTTTGCAGCCAAACTTCTGGCGCGGTATTACCGACAACGATGTGGCTAACGGCACTCAGGAACGCTGCGCTACCTGGCGTGAGGCTGGAAAGAAGATGGTACTGAAGGGCATCAAGACCCAGGCAGACAACCAGAAGGCTACCGTCATCGCAGACTTCGATATGCCTGAGCAGGAATCTCAGATGCAGATTACCTATCAGATGCTTGCCAATGGAAATGTAGAGGTGAACATGCACTTCATGCCTGGCAACAAGGCGCTGCCGGAGATGCCTCGTCTCGGTATGCGCATGATTCTGAAGGGCGACTACGACCAGATGACCTGGTTGGGTAGAGGTCCGCAGGAGAACTATGCCGACCGTAAGAGCGGTTACCTCATCGGTAAGTATTCTGCCAGCGTATGGGAGCAGTATCATCCATACGTAAGAGCACAGGAAACCGCCAACAAATGTGATGTACGCTGGTTCACCCTCGCTTCGAAGGCTGGAGCCGGTATCAGGGTGGAAGGTGCTGAGCCATTGAGCGTAAGTGCCTGGAACTTCCCACAGGATGATCTCCTCTATGTTCCTTCTACCATCGAGCACCGTCATGGCGGCTGTGTTGACAAGAAGGACATGGTCTGGGTGAACATCGACCATTTGCAGATGGGTGTTGGTGGCGATAATACCTGGGGCGCTATGGTGCATCCGGAATATACCATCACACCAAAGGAGTGGAGCTATAGCTTTACTATTAAGAACTTAAAATAAACGATATGAAGACTAAGTCTATAGCTATACTGACTATGGGGCTTGCCATGCTGTCTATGGACGGCATGGCACAGACCACCCGTCAGGAGTATAAGGATATTCTTGACATCCAGCTGACACCGGGTGCTCCCCGCCGTCAGAACGGATGCTTCACGGATATGGGTTCATGGATGGGGTTCACCCTCTCAGAGAAGGAGAAACCTGCCGCAGGCTTCTGCGGACCTTTCAGTATCTATTACCGCAACTGGTATGCCCGTTCGCTGGTATCTCTCATTGATGGTACCGTGCAGGAACAGAGCTATTATCCGGGCGAAATCAGGATGAGTCTGAAGAAGGATGGTGCCGATATCCATGAGAGTCTGCAGTTTGTAGATGCCCGTACGGCGTTGCTTACAGTTACCAATCCGTCTAAGGTTCCGTTCACGTTTACTGCCGACAGCATCAGTACTCGCGCCAATGTATCACGTTACAAGAACCGTGTTACCATCGGTGACTTCTACGGTGAACGCGTCATCATCGACTTCCCTCAGGAGGTTAAGGTGACTGATACCGACCACAACTATCTGGCTACTGTGCCAAGAGGTGTAGAGCAGCTCACCATCGCCATTTCGCTAGTAGAGCAGGATACCGAGGCTTCGGTTCAGCATGTGCATACAGCCAGTCTGCTTGCCAATCCGAAGGTTGCACTCGATGAAAACGAGAAGCGCTGGAACGGTTATCTGAAGAAGGTGATACGTGATGATATGCCAGCAGAATACAACCGGGTGGCTGCGAAATCCATCGTCACCCTGCTTTCCAACTGGCGTGCCAAGCGAGGTGCCCTGTATCATGACGGTATCGTGCCTAGTCATGCTGTTGGCTATTTCGTAGGTTGCTGGGCATGGGATTGCTGGCGTTTCTCTGCCGGTATGGCTTCCTTCTTCCCAGAGTTGGCGAAGGATAACATCCGCGTGATGTTCGACTACCAGCAGCCAGACGGCATGATTATCGACTGCATCTATCCGGATGCTTCAGAGAACAACTACCGCGACAGTAAGCCTCCTCTGGCAGCCTGGGCGGTGAACGAGATTTACGAGCATACCCAGGATCTGGCTTTCGTAAAGGAGATGTATCCGAAGCTTCTGAAATATCATAAGTGGTGGTATGAGAAGAGGGATCATGACAAGAACCATATCTGTGAGTTCGGTTCGGTGGATGGAACCCTGGAGGCAGCTGCCTGGGAGAGCGGTATGGATAATGCCATCCGTTTCGACGGCACCAAGATGTTGCAGAACGGCAAGGATGCATGGAGTACAGACCAGGAGAGTGTTGACCTGAATGCTTATCTCTCGCTGGAGTATACCTTGCTCAAGAAGTTTGCCGGATTGCTGGGCGAGCCTTTCGACTTGCCTGACTATCGTGGACTGGTTGCCGATTATTTCTTTGACCAGAAAGATGGCTTCTTCTACGACCGCCGTTTGGATGGCGACAGAAGTTTTGTACGTGAAGCAGGTTGTGAGGGCTATATTCCTTTCTGGGCGAACATAGCAACGCCTAAGCAGTTTGCCAAGGCAAGAAAGTTGCTCGACAACAAGAAGAAATTTTCTACCTTCATCCCATTCCCGACGATAGCAGCCGATAATCCGAAGTACAATCCACAGGGTTACTGGCGCGGTCCTATCTGGCTCGACCAGACCTATTATGGCATCAAGGGCTATCGCAACTATGGTGAGAAGAAGAAGGCAGATGCCTATACCGACCAGGTGTTCCGCAACTTGCAGGGCATTTCGGCAGGTACCCCAATCTATGAGAATTATGACACGCATACCGGCAAGCCAATGCAGGCTTCCCACTTCAGCTGGAGCGCCGCTTGCCTGATTATGATGTACAATGATTATGGAAAATAAACGAGATTCTCATGTGTTAAACGTCATGCCAACGGGATTTGGCACAGCTTAAGGCCTAAATAAAAAAGCCTTTGAGCATATCGGAAATGATAGCTCAAAGGCTTATTTTTACCCTAAATGATGTACTGTAATAAGCAAATTCCATACGCTTGGAAAGCGTGTGTGTATATTATCTCAAAACATACTTTCCGGCTGGTGTCTTGCAGAACTTCACCTGATAGGCTTCAGAGACAATCTGCAGCGCCTCGGTGAGGCTGTTGTTCGGCAAGGTTCCTGTGAAAGGTTCGATGGTATCCATTTCTACAGCAATCTCTACTCCGTAATTCTTCTCCAGGCTTCTGATGACTCTGCCCAGCGATGCATCGCGGAATACCAGCTGCTTCTTCTGCCATGCACAGGCATCCTCGATATGCGATGTTTCGCGGATATCCATCTTTCCAGTCTGTTTGTTCACCACTACGATTTCGTTTGGCTTCATCGTATAGGTGCTGCCGTTGGCAAGGGAAGTGAGCATCACGCTACCGTTGAGCAGCGCAACTTCTGCAGTCTGTTCTTTCTTTCTGTTGATGACGTTAAACTCAGTGCCCAATACCTTGATTTCCATTTCCTGCATGTGGATGATGAACGGATGTCGGGCGTCTTTGGCTACCTTGTAGTGAGCTTCGCCTTCAAATTCAATCTCGCGATTGTCCTTGCAGAAATCCTGTGGTGCATACTTGATGCTGGAGAGCGAATTGAGCGCTACCACACTCTTGTCGGGTAGGGTGATGCTCACCTGTTCGCCTTCCTGGGTGGTGATTTCTGTCAGCGGAATTGCGGCATATTGCTTGTTTTCCTTATACATCATTCCCATAATCACCATGCAGATAGGCAGGGCAATAGCTGCCGCTATCTGGGTCCACTTGAGGACGCGCTTCAGGGTGAATTGCTTACGGGTTCCTATCTGTTCATGAATTTCGGCCTTGATACGTGCCAAATCTTCGTCAGAGATACCGCTATCCGGGATGATGCCGTGCAGCCATTCCTCTTCCATGGCTGCTGCTAATTCTTCATCAGAACAGTTGTTGATCCGTTCCTTCAGATTAGCTAAGTCTGTACTATTCTTGATGTCGTCTAACATAAAACAATCTTTTTTTAGATTATACACGGTTCGGTAGAGAATGTACCGTTAAATTATACTAAAAACAAGAGCCACATCAGGTTGGTGCGGTTGTTGATAAGCTGTCGGAGCTGTTTCAACCCCATGGACAGCTGGTTCTTAACGGTCTGTTCACTATAGTTGAGCTTCTCGGCAATCTCCTGATTGTTGAGCATCTCCAACTTGGAGAGTCGGATGATTTCCTGCTGCGTCTTGGGCAGCTTGGCAAGCATCTGGTTGAGCTGTCTGACGAAATCATCATACTCCAACTGGCTGTCTGCAGTGGTGCTGTTGTGATGGTCAAGATAGTCCATGTAGTCTTCGTATACGGGCGAATTGATGACCTTCCTGTAGGCGTTGATGAGGTAATGCTTGGCTCTGAGGAAGAGCAGCGGCTTTACGCTGTCTGCCTCTTCCAGCGTGCTTCGGTTTTTCCAGAGCCACACGAAGGTATCTTCCATGATCTCTTCGGCATTCTCCTTCGACTTGGTATATTTCAGGCAAAAGGCAAAGAGTCTGCGGGCATACAGCCCGTAGATTTCATCGAATGCCTTCATAGATCCTTTTTTGAGTTGAAGGATAAGTTCTGTTTCTGTCTTTTTAAACATGATAACTATTCACTAAAATCCATCTAAATCATATTCTTCGCTGTCCAAATCCAGACTGTCGTCGTTGTCGAAAGTTGTATTTGGTGCTTTTTCTTCCTTTATATCCGCATCGGTTTCTTGGAATCCGGTTGTTCCGCTTTCGGCAGTTCCGGTTTCTTCTTCATTTTCTTCTGAATCATCAGTCTTTTCCTGCTGGATGATTTCCTCCGGTTCTTCAAGCAGTGGGTCCTTGCTGATTTTCAGCGGTGCCAGATGCTGGGTATAGAAGAGGGTATAGTCGTCGTAGCTCAGACTAGTGCCCAGCAGCAGGAGGTTTGGCTCGCTGATTACGATGCCACGGGCTCCCTTTGAGAGGAGCTGGGTGATGGCCTGATGCTGGTAGATGTCGTTAGCATACTGGCGTGCTTCGTCGTAATTGCGGAATCCCTTTACCTGCATGCGGTGCAGACCATTCTGCTCGTCAATGACGAGGTCGAAATTACGCACGAGATAGGAGGTGAAATTATATTTCGCCATCTCGAAGAGCAACTGGTTCTCGTTTACAGAATCAGGAACGTAGGCGAGCATGAAGACGAACGGCTCGTTGCGCTCAATGCTGAATACCTTTGCTTTGGATTTGACATCATCATTGAGTACGGCGTTGCGGCGCGACCATACATTGCTCAGGTCGAATGTGCCGCCCTTGAGCTGTCTGCCGGCTTTCACTCCGTTGAGAATCATTCCCGCCATTTCGCTGAGTCGACTGTTCGGATATTTCTCTACCACCTGCTGCATATCATCAAGACAAGCCTGGATATTACCCTCGTGGAGCTGGGTGAGTCCGCCGATAAAGAGGAACTTGTCGCGGTTGGCTCCTTCAGGATAGCGCTTGTCAGAGATAGCCCTGTTGTGTACCACCTTATTATAGAGGTTAGCCTTGAAGGCATCGTAGGTGGCAGCATAGAGCGAATCTTCGAGATGAATGCCCATCTTCGCATCTTCCTCATAATAAGGAGAGGTGAGCAGGGCGGTCCATTGGCTCTCCGGATAATTCGCTTTCAACAGGTCGAGATAGCGGCTGGCGATGGCTGGCTGCTTCCTGATGTTGTAGAGCAGGTAGAGGTGATAGTAGGCATCATCGAGATGTTCGTATGCTGCGTTCTTCTTCACCAGTCGCTGCAGCATGCGTTCGCTTTCGTCCAGATCATTGAGTTTGTCTTTCAGAATGATGCCGGCATGCAGCAGTCCGTCGTCCAGAATCTGATTGCTTTCTGCCATCTTTTCTTCGGTGAGCGGAATCTGAGCGAGATAGTAGGCACGCTGATGCGGATCTTCTTCTGCACTCAGATTCTTCTCTTTCTCCTTCTCAAGGTCTTTCTTCTGTGCCTCGTTGAGGAGTGAATCGCGCTGTTCATCAGTCATTTCTTCTACACCTTTGGCATCGGCTACTACGGTCTGGTTACTCCGCTGCCAGTTGTCTATGTTCTTTCGTTTGCCCCAGAGGCGCTCAAACTGCTGTTTGCCTTGGGCTACGGCAGATTGGGAATAGAAATACCAGGTATTGGTGTTGCCGAAACCGCCGTTGCCCATGGCTCCGTTTCCGAAGCCGGATGAGGCATTGCTGTTTCCCTGATTCCTGTTATTTCTGCTGTTATAACCATTGCCGTTGTTTCTTCCGAAGTCAGAGTTGCCCTGCTGTTCTGCCAATTCCTGGTCGGCAAGTCTTCTCTTTTCTTCCTTTTCCTGTTTTTTCAGGGCATCTATCACCTTGTCAATGGCGACGTTCCGTTCTGTTTCGCTCATGCGGGCAAGTGATTGCAGGGAGTCCTGCAGATGGATGGCGTCGGTATAAGGCACCAGTTCATCGAGAACCTTCGAACGGTCGGAGAGCTGTTTGTAGTCTTTGCGGTCCTGGTCTAGGAGTCCGATGGCTGCATCATAGCATCGCTTGGCATCGCCATATCGGTGGCATTGCCAGTATACATTGCCCAGATGCATCAGCAATACACCTTTCTCTACTCCGTTTCGGCTTGATTTCGCGGCACCCTTTTCGTATGCAGCAATAGCCTGAAGGGTATCGCCCTGGTTGAGATGTATGTTGCCGATGGCATAATAAACCTGGTCGAGATATTCCTGATTCTTGTCGCTCGCTGCCATTCGCTTCAATTTAGATACCATCTTCCGGGAGTTGTTGGTTGCCAGTACCTCGGTCATGGAGATGCGGGCATTGAACTCCAGTTCGTAAGGCGGATTGAGACGGATGACATGCTTGAAGGCACGGTAGGCATTCTGGGTATGTCCCTGTAGTGCTTCTACCTGTCCCATCAGATACCAGAGGCGGGCTTTCTGCTTGCGTCGCATCTCATAGCCGATGGCTTTGCGGAGATACGGAACGGCCTCCTGATAGCGTCCGGTCTTCAGATAGTAGAGGGCATAGGTCTTGTCCCATTCCTTCTGGGCACGCCAGTGGATGGAATCGCGCTCGATATTACGGATTACATCTTCGGCATCGTATATCCATCCCGATTCGAGATAACTCTTGGCGAGCCAGGCACGTGCCTTGCCGTAAATGCCGGGTTGGGTAGCGTAGAGGCGGCTCATATAGGCGAATGTAGCTGCTGCCGACTGGAAATCGCCTTCAAAAAACTGGGAACGCCCCATCAGCATCCATGCCTTCCAGAGGAACGGATTATATTCACGGCGTTGCAGCCATTCCAGGTCTTTGGCTGTCTTGCGGCGTTTCTTGTCCCATACCGGGCGGCGCTTGATGCTATGCTGGTGAATGGCTTTCTCGCATTTCTCGATGGCGCGGTCGTAGTTCGACTTGCCCAGTTCGCGGCTATTCTTGTTGCCAACCGTATAATAAGGAATCATTTCAGAGTAATTGTCCTTATTTCCGTTTTCCTTTTCGAGCGAGCCTTCGATATAGGCTACGGTCCCATTATAATAGGTGTTGTATCGGGCGTTGAAGGCATGCCACCATCTGCTCTTCGCCGTATTCTTCTGCGCAGAACATCCTGCTATGGTCACTGCAAAGGCAAGGATAACCATAGCTGGCAAGAGGTTTCTGAATGGGAAATGCTTCAACATAAGTTTCTTCTTTATTTAAAATTTTTCTTTTAGGGCGTGTGAAAGCCTTAGTGCTTTCTGGCTGCCAGTATCCTTGCTGCTGCAAACAGGATGATGCTGACGAAGATGATGGTTGCACCTGATGGCACATTGAGCAGATAACTGGCATAGAGACCCACGATGCAGTCGATGCAGCCTATCACGATGCTGGCTCCTATCATGCGCTTGTAGCTGTAGGTGAAGAGGTTGGCAGTCATCTGTGGTATGGTGAGCAGACTGATGGCAAGTACGATGCCCACCATCTTGATGGTTGCCACGATGGTCATGGCGATGAGCGTCATCATCATATATTCTATCGCTGTAACCGGCAAATGTTGCGATTTGGCAAAGGTGCTGTCGAATGCGATGGTCTGGATAGGACGCAGCAGAAAGGTGAACAGTATTGCAACAAACAGGGTAAGACCTGCCAGAAGCCAGAGGTCTGTGCTGTCGATGGCAAGTATGCTTCCGAAGAGGAAAGAGGGCAGGTCAGGCATGAATCCCGGAGTAAGGAAGCAGCAGATGATGCCCACGCTCATGCCCAGGGTCCAGAACATGGCGATGGCAGAGTCTTTGCGCACATCTTTCTTCCGTGATACCCATTGCACGCCGAAGGCACTCAAGATGGCGAATACCATGGCAGAGAGTATGGGGTTGATGCCTGCAAATACGCCGATACCGATGCCGCCAAAAGAGGCATGCGTAATGCCACCGCTGATGAAAACCAGCCGGCGTGTGACGATGTAGGTGCCTACAAAGCCGCACAGAATACTTGCCAGTAGGGCGCCAATCAGCGCGTTCTGAAAAAATGTATATTGCAGTATATCCATGTCTTTACTTTGAACTTTGAACTTTGAACTTTGCGCATTGCATGTTTAACTTAAAAAACTGATGACTTCGTCCTTAATCTGGTTAGGCAGGTTGATGCCTCTCAGTATCAGACTTCGATTCCATCCCGCCACCTCGTCTGGCTGCATCGTATAGAGCACTTCCGAGAATTCCTCTACCTCATCATCGGTATAGTCGTCGGCAGCTCTTCCTGCAAACCGGTCGAGTTCTTCGTCATCGTAGTATTCTATTTCCTTGGTGGCGGCTTCCATCATGCATTCCTGTTCGCATTTGGAGTTCTCTCCGTTGCAGGTATTGCATGAAACTCCTTCCTGCAGCGGTTCTTCACCCTCTCCCTTGCGATGAGAAATGATGCCAAAAATGGCGCTTATCAAGCCTAGGACCACCAGGGCCAAAACTAAATATAGCATAAACTGTTAACTATTAACTATTAACTTTCAACTATCTCAAACCCAACTTTCTCCAGGTCTTCCCAATAATGAGGATAGGATTTGCTCACTACCTCAGGATTGTTGATTTCAATCTGAGGGAACTTGAAGGCAAGAGGGGCGAAGGCAAGTGCCATGCGATGGTCCTCGTAGGTGTCGATAGGCTCGAAACTAGGCTCGCAAGTCTCGCCATCCCAAATCAGCGT of Segatella copri contains these proteins:
- a CDS encoding lysine exporter LysO family protein produces the protein MKGSLIIVSFFVLGIIVGLCDVVPAGLLDSDVSYYALCCLMFCVGISIGCDTSVLKSFKKVNPRLMMLPVMTILGTLAGCAAVSLILSHRQLTDCLAIGSGFGYYSLSSIFITEYRGAELGTIALLANIFREILTLLCAPLLAKYFGKLAPICVGGATTMDTTLPIITRYSGESFIIVSIFHGFCVDFSVPFLVTFFCSL
- a CDS encoding LysO family transporter — protein: MLKIVMIMLCGIGTGYLLRNKKMSFIGRIITALIWVLLFLLGIEVGSNPRIISGLQTLGLEAIALTLGGSLGSALFAWALWKYVTAKQAKSSAHAETGKGGKA
- a CDS encoding FecR family protein — translated: MLDDIKNSTDLANLKERINNCSDEELAAAMEEEWLHGIIPDSGISDEDLARIKAEIHEQIGTRKQFTLKRVLKWTQIAAAIALPICMVIMGMMYKENKQYAAIPLTEITTQEGEQVSITLPDKSVVALNSLSSIKYAPQDFCKDNREIEFEGEAHYKVAKDARHPFIIHMQEMEIKVLGTEFNVINRKKEQTAEVALLNGSVMLTSLANGSTYTMKPNEIVVVNKQTGKMDIRETSHIEDACAWQKKQLVFRDASLGRVIRSLEKNYGVEIAVEMDTIEPFTGTLPNNSLTEALQIVSEAYQVKFCKTPAGKYVLR
- a CDS encoding RNA polymerase sigma-70 factor; the protein is MKAFDEIYGLYARRLFAFCLKYTKSKENAEEIMEDTFVWLWKNRSTLEEADSVKPLLFLRAKHYLINAYRKVINSPVYEDYMDYLDHHNSTTADSQLEYDDFVRQLNQMLAKLPKTQQEIIRLSKLEMLNNQEIAEKLNYSEQTVKNQLSMGLKQLRQLINNRTNLMWLLFLV
- a CDS encoding glycoside hydrolase family 2 TIM barrel-domain containing protein, coding for MRHIFSSFMICLSLCCAHTSVALAAQDGKQPAASDPWQDATVTHINRMPMTAHYLPFTSENGALAQLKMDDARRFQLNTQNERRRSLDGVWKFKLVKNPSLALTDFFKTSYNVSDWQNINVPGSWELQGFDAPIYTDVTYPFKANPPFVPQDYNPVGHYVHEFTVPENWKGMDVIMDFEGVESAFYLWINGKMVGYSEDSRLPAHFNISKFLKKGKNRLSMKVFRFSDGSYLEDQDYWKYSGIERNVFIQARPKSRMNDYVLGNKLINQYKDGNFTLDVNMLNPQKGQKVEVKVLSATGKSLFKQIQSITSPADTLIHFEKLLKSVQPWSAESPYLYTLVINTTDRNGRVEESVAQPFGFRTIEMKNGQLLVNGVAITIKGVNRQEHNAVHGRTLSIGEMVKDVKMMKQFNINAVRTSHYPNYSEWYQLCDKYGLYMVGEANIECHGILDTEYKQLADREDWYPAFHDRMYRMIKRDRNHTAVIIWSMGNESGYGKSFEKLYDMSKAMDPTRPVQYEGGGYYAKSDIYCPMYARIWSLRRHVNQRDERPLILCEYAHAMGNSEGNLKDYWDLIYKYDQLQGGFIWDWVDQTIAKTDDKGHKYWAYGGDMGFVGVVNDSNFCANGLVAADRSLHPHIWEVKKVYQNIAFEPVAFMQNRIKVTNRFDYTTLDNYQLFWAVEANGETIRSGKMNFPTLLPHQAKEMEIPMGTLPAADNKEYFLTLRAFSKQATGAVPAGHEVAIEQMQLPVRLEKAQEQVSGQIEKTETEDAVTIQGKTKDFSISFSKKTGEMTSLKYDGKEMLLAGLQPNFWRGITDNDVANGTQERCATWREAGKKMVLKGIKTQADNQKATVIADFDMPEQESQMQITYQMLANGNVEVNMHFMPGNKALPEMPRLGMRMILKGDYDQMTWLGRGPQENYADRKSGYLIGKYSASVWEQYHPYVRAQETANKCDVRWFTLASKAGAGIRVEGAEPLSVSAWNFPQDDLLYVPSTIEHRHGGCVDKKDMVWVNIDHLQMGVGGDNTWGAMVHPEYTITPKEWSYSFTIKNLK
- a CDS encoding MGH1-like glycoside hydrolase domain-containing protein, with product MKTKSIAILTMGLAMLSMDGMAQTTRQEYKDILDIQLTPGAPRRQNGCFTDMGSWMGFTLSEKEKPAAGFCGPFSIYYRNWYARSLVSLIDGTVQEQSYYPGEIRMSLKKDGADIHESLQFVDARTALLTVTNPSKVPFTFTADSISTRANVSRYKNRVTIGDFYGERVIIDFPQEVKVTDTDHNYLATVPRGVEQLTIAISLVEQDTEASVQHVHTASLLANPKVALDENEKRWNGYLKKVIRDDMPAEYNRVAAKSIVTLLSNWRAKRGALYHDGIVPSHAVGYFVGCWAWDCWRFSAGMASFFPELAKDNIRVMFDYQQPDGMIIDCIYPDASENNYRDSKPPLAAWAVNEIYEHTQDLAFVKEMYPKLLKYHKWWYEKRDHDKNHICEFGSVDGTLEAAAWESGMDNAIRFDGTKMLQNGKDAWSTDQESVDLNAYLSLEYTLLKKFAGLLGEPFDLPDYRGLVADYFFDQKDGFFYDRRLDGDRSFVREAGCEGYIPFWANIATPKQFAKARKLLDNKKKFSTFIPFPTIAADNPKYNPQGYWRGPIWLDQTYYGIKGYRNYGEKKKADAYTDQVFRNLQGISAGTPIYENYDTHTGKPMQASHFSWSAACLIMMYNDYGK